The stretch of DNA ACAGGTTTGTGGAACACCTTTATCTAGAGGCCTTTAGGATTTTCTTTGCGATTTTCTCCTTTcacaacctttttttccccctgttttATTGTAGGAGTCCACCAAGCCCAACCATAGAAGGGTTCCAAAGGTCCTAGGAAAGATCTCAGGAGGACATCACTAGCAACATGTACCACAACCAAAAACACGCCTATAAACGGGACATTTCTTCCATTGACTGAAGTTAaatctaatatatttttttcattccctaaattttcacttttttttctaaaactgaGATGGAATCTAAGTATGTGATAAATCCtgttaaatttattttacacagaAGGCTGATCTTTTCTTTTGATCTCATACTATTGTGACATATTCTTTTGGGAATTGGATGTTGGATGGGAAGTAAAACATTTAGTCCTTCATTTTCTTGACCAGCAATATATTTTGCATGATTTTGACTGATGTCAAGGGCAATGGTTGGAATGCTAGAGTCCACCGACAATGGGGCTCAGATGGTGGACCTGGCATCAGGCATATTTGGCCTAGGTATCTGTAAGTGTAAGGATGTTCATAAATAAGGTTGGGCAGAGCTACCATTAATGCCATACACCTTCTATGGCACATTGATAGAAAAATGCTCTGAGCAAGTACCTTATCTGGCTAAGAGTTCTGAATTAGCTACATGCTGCCACTTTCTTTGGCTGAGATCATCCTTTTTGTGGCTCTTCTCAACACTTTTCACTTGAATCATGTCTTGGACCTTAGTGTCCATTGGGACTGTTGAATTTgaggtagagagagagaaaacactTCTCTATACTCAATACTAAACAAGACCTGGCCTACCAGTAAGGACAAATGGCCCCAGTATGTAGTGTTTCAGTAGATGGTTCAGAATGTTTGGAACAGGGAAAGGTGGTGACCTTAGAAACATTTGACCATTGACTGGCATGTTTACGGCTCCAGTTCCACTGAATGATATTACAATGAACCGACTAGCACTATGCATGCCTTCTCATCATTAccatttttatattgaaaattgGTTTTATGAGCATTCTGTTGGTCACATCTTCTCCTACATGGGCCATTAACCCATGCTTATGTAGCGAGTGGTTATGGAGACATCCCCAACGGAATATTGTCTTTAGGAGACTAAGAAATGCTTTCATTAgtaaaatagaaatgtattgATAATTGTGATTGTGAACTGTGTTGGCaacaattttttcttttctgttctaCAGATAATTTTATTTCTACACATTTTAGTAGgcttattttctgttatttaatCCGCTGTCAATTATTTGACATCAATTCTACAAATGGTTGGGTAGGAAGATTTTATAGCGAGAAACATGTGGAGGGCCCAGTCCTAATGCGGATGAGGGATTTCTTTAAGACATTTGGTGTCCTCATACTAAAACAATATCCTGATGGTCTAACTTAATGATTAATCTATAGAACGCTTGAAACGTGTACTATGGATAGAAGGATATAGGTTTTAAGGGTATAGCTATGGATGCAACAGGGCTCCTTCCACAATGACAAAAATGTCAACTGGCCATCTTGCGCACTGGACAAATACCCGGCGGGCCACTGGCCGACATGTATGTAATTGCAGGAAAAGAAGCTGCAGCATCAGAGCAGAAGTAGTGCCAACCCGTGCTTGATAGCACAAAGAATTGTTACCATATTTTCTGAGAATTGTCCTGCTGAGTTCTTTCGATTATTTGGAGACCCCATCAGGCACATAGgaataattgtattttgttgTAAATAATGTTGATGTGCCTTTATATTCCTTTtctgtatgataaaatattgtaaatgtagaaaatgtaaatgtttgtaaattgtATAAAACACTCCTGCCCTGGATTAACCTCTGGACTCTCTTGGATTTAGCTGGTGACCCCTGTCTTACTATGACTATAAATGCTTGTAATTTGTATCTgatattcttcttcttcttgtataTTAAACTTCAGTACAATGGTCTGGTTTGGCTGTTAGTATTTTAATGACTAAAGTGACAAAGTTATTTGAACCCCCCCAAAGGCTATAACACGTATATCACGCCCACCCTCCATGAAAGGGCATTTATTATAAGGGCAAGGCTCAGAGGAAAGCTACCCACATCTAATGATATCTACTCTTTCTGCCATCGCATTTCGATAAAGCAAAACAAGTCATAATATGCAGTGTTTAGTAACCTGATCATCAAAAGTGCATACAAAGTGCCCCAAACCCCTTGGCCTTCAAACTTACAAAACTCAAGGCTGCGACGTTCCATGTTTGCTGGCCATATACAGAGGTAGGGGGAGACTTTAGTAGCCCCAATTGTCCAGGGGGAGTTCAATTCCCCTGCCTAAATCTTCCAAGCCTCATACTAGAAATCATGTCATACTCAACCAAGGAAAGGTAGGAACCTATAATGATGTTAGATAAAGTAACACCTAttgggatattattattattattattattattattataaatgataatataataataataataacaatgatgataataataataaaaatgataataataataataataataataataatacaaatagtaAATATACATCCCCATTGCTGATAAAGTGATGTCATGCATGCATTGAATGTTGTAATATGTTCATATGTCCACCAATCACTGCATTTTAGCTTCATTCATTTCACCATTTGTCCCCAATCTAACTTTATGGGGatacccatatattttttttttaatattacaaatatacatttaaaaacaatatatatgtttactgAAAGCACAGGCTGATATTTAAAGAATACGTTTCCTTTATTGTCCCTCCGACAACAGCATCAAGGACTTAATGAGTTTGACCGGGTCTGACGTCTAAACAACATTAGACCATAATCAAGTAGTTAATGTAGCACAAAAAggaaaccaatatatatatatatatatatatggaataactCAATGAAATATAGATATTAAATGAAATTACCAAATATACAGGCAGTCCCTGGACTATTGAAGGCAGTAGTCACAGAGGTCTCCGATGCTTGACGCTATGCTTTGAAGGACATAACCCGAGAAAGAGCAGAaacaatgatgtcataatatgGCCTCTTGAGCAATGAGTATGACATGGATGGAACGTTAGGCTGAAATTAGGATGGTGCGGCATTCATGACATACAGTGGCTTTTATATGTGCACCCGGTATTGAAATGTAGCTGTAACGCTGAACATCAGTTTAATAGGACTAGAGCACTTTGAGTGGAGACCCTCTGCTTCCTATTATGTATATGagaaatatgaattttataataggataaacaaatgaaacatttcccaggattttttttctctggaagAAAGTTGATATGACAAACTCGAAAATCAATTTAAACCAGGTTATCCTTCTACTTGTATATTACGGATTTTTCTCTCTTCTACAGATGCTAGATAATGTTAACAGCGTTGCGTTTTAGAGGACTGATGATATTAGACATGGACGGTTTGGACTGTGTGGTCATAATTATCTCTGTCCCCTCTCCTGTTTTAGCTTTTctgtaaaatgcaaataaaatgttatatttatcttaagaaaagtaatatttcacatCAATGCATAAAACATGTGATGGATAACCActcaatacaataaatacacgactaaataaataaacaactaAAATATCTACCCCaaacaaaatcatttattataataattataaataaactgaACAACAGCTCTTTCttcacaaaccaaaaaaaaaaaaatccaacattaCATTTCATATAGAGTTGAAAAGTTGTactaaatacccccccccctcgcttaacctttacattttcattattaactTGCGAATGTATGTGCTTGTCTCTAAAAACGTTTAAGATGTTGGTCAGTGTAATACATTTCAGGTCTGTCTTCCAGATGAAGTGAGCAATCAAATTCGATGCATCACTATCCAATTAAACATTCTTCAAATATTCAGCGCATCAAATATTTAAGGTGACTATTTTTGGGACAAACAATGATTAAAGGAATGTAGCATTTACAGGGTGTGGACATGTCTTCTGATGTTTAACACTACACATGAGTTGTAATAATTAGACGCTCTTTTTGAAAGCTTCGTCATTCACCTATTAATTAGTGTGTTTTATTTCTGATGCTCGTTTTAAGGCACAAAACAATCTGAATGTGACAATGATGCCTATAAATCACCCATAAAAGTGACATCATTCCATGGAAGTCTTATAAAAGGCCGCCGGAGCAAaagaagcacacacacacttgctgAACAAGAAGCAGACGTTTCCTTCTGTAGAAAGATCTGAGACCAACATGAGCCACTCAACTTCTGGATCTCTCATGGGAGGCCACCATTATGGTAGCCATCACTCCAAGGCTTCCAGCTACATCGCTCCAGTACATTATGGAAGTTCTCACAAAAGCCACCAACAGAATAGCTGTGCTCCACATCACAGCGGCCACTACAAAGCTGCCAGCCTTCATGGAGGAAGCAAAAAAGTGTCCTTTTCCAGACATTCTACTATCGGCCATGACCGTGGCCATGGAGTCCTAAGTGTACATAGTGGTCATGGAAATCATCACAAGAGCTCAGGCAGCCAACATGCCGGGAACCATCATGGTCTGCTCAATATCAACGAGAAGGAAACCATGCAGTTTCTGAATGGGAGGCTGGCTTCTTACCTGGAGAAGGTCCATTCATTGGAACAAGAGAATGCAGCGCTAGAGAGGAAGATTTGTGAATGGTATGCAAACAATGCCCCTAACTCCCTCCCTGACTCCAGCCAGTACTTCAGGACAATCCAGGAGCTCCAGGGCCAGGTAAGAAAACATTTATGTTAATGGAACCCTACCAGATGtgcaatatacaaaatgtatttggagGACAATACTGCTTAACATAGATTAAATTGGGACAGGTAATAAGAACCAACATTCCCATTTGGTCAGCCAGATTTTAAAAACGTATGCTAATACTTATGCTAAAGTGTGATGTCCATATACCCGATAAGGCATGTCCTCCGCATTGCATTATTGTTAACTTAGGCATTTCCTTGGCTTGGCAGGTTGCTTCCGCCACTGTGGATAATGCAAGGATTGTTCTTCAAATAGACAATGCCAAGCTGGCTGCCGACGACTTGAGAAGCAAGTAggtgtaatattatataatgtataaataaacagaatcactTTAATGGAGTAACATTGTCAAGAACCACTGATATATTAGTTATCatacatgtattatttttgtctgGTTGGTCCATTCAATGTCATTGTCTTCCCAGGTATGAGATGGAAGTCAGCTTGAGGACCAGTGTGGAGTCCGATATCTGTGGCTTACGCAGAGCCCTTGAACAGCTTAACGGCGAGTTGCAGGCCTTAGCAGCGGAAGTTCAATGCCTCCAACAGGAAATCCAACAACTGAAGAATAACCATCAGGAGGTAACATAGGGACATGGCTTTCATTTTTCATCTTGGTTTAATGACGTTTTAAGACAATGGAGGGagtgaaaaatgtattaaagctgGATTTTATGGAGATTATATCTTTCTTTTATCACCATGAAGGAGGTGAACGCTCTGCAAGCCCAGTTGGGCGCCAGAGTCAACGTGGAAATGAATGCCGCTCCATCCGTTGATCTGAACAGAGTCTTGTCTGAAGTCAGAGAAGAGTATGAGAACCTGATGGAGAGGAACCTGAGGGAGGTCGAGAACATTTTCAGGCAAAGGGTAATCTAAATTTTTCTAACAATTTTCTAGACCACTACTCAGTCCTTTCCTTTTCCTCGAACCATATATCATTATTGTTGGTGCATATaaattttagatatatatatatttttgaaattaagTACTTTAACTTGCAGACCGCGGAACTGGATCGTGAAGTATCTTCTGGAGCAGAACAAATGCAGTCAGTTAACAATGAGCTCATTGATCTGAAACGTTCAGTACAGTCCTTGGAGATTGAGCTTCAGAGTCAACTAAGTCTGGTACATCGGCctttataatatattcatattgaACATTTATATAATCATACAATTAACATTTGATGATCTGTACATTTTATCCACCTTTACATGCATAGTTTGTCTAGGGCACTTAAAACCCCAGGGCCAACACTGTTCACAAATATGCCTTTGGTTTAATATCTCAATGGGCCTATTCAAGAAGTTCTCGCCTAGTGGATTCCCCATATTAAAACCATGGGTTCCTTAGCTGTACTAAACCATCCCCTAAGCTTTAGAACCTTTATTCAGATACTAAAATGCACATGAAGATGAATATAcaccttctttaaaaaaatgaatacaataaaagctattttaatCTCATGACAGAAATCCGCTCTTGAAGGCACCTTAGCAGAGACGGAAGCCACCTTTGGGTCCCAGCTCTCCCAGTTACAAGGCTTGATTGATAACGTTGAAGCTCAGCTGGCACAGATCAGATCTGACCTGGAACGCCAGAACTACGAATACCAGCTTCTCATGGACCAGAAGACTCATCTAGAGAAAGAAATTGCCACCTACAGACGTCTCATAGATGGGCATAACATCCAGTATGTAGAGCAAATTATGTCATACATCCTGGGCACAACTATGGCTGTGAATATACATGTTTCttgaatattacattattattcaatgtgacataaaaaaataaagaatcatGCAATTAAGAATGGAGAAGGGAGAAGCAGAAGCTGCTTAGGGTTCCCCTAATTCATGTCCCCTTACCCCAATCTGTGTATGGATGAGGCATAATAAGAATTACTGTATATTGTACCACACCATGAGATGTTGTTCTCAAAGCCTGTAATGTGGTTCCGTCCAGTTTCCGTTGACAAAAGGTAACCGGCTGTATATATTTTCACAGATAGATCTGATCTAATGAATTAATGTAATTACTATAATCCTTTCTATTTGTCTTCCGCAGTTTTTCAGCACACCCTGTTTCAGAAGGTAAGTGATTGTTTCTTAAGTAACTGAAAAGGTCCATAGCTACAAAAGAGATTAAAATGCCAAAGCACCCTAGGATGTCTCCAAAAGATTCCAAATTAGGGCCTGGCTACTACATGGAAAAGTATTCAGTGTACATGCATGGACTTACATAGGTTACGGTGATCCATGGCAGCCTCCCACAAATTGGTCACTAATTTGCCTTGAAGTTAATTTCAATTTGATCACTCTGATATTCTTAATTTAATTTGAgtagaaatgtgttttgtttaagTGATGCAGTGATGAAAGTACTTGTAGATGTAAATGTCATGAAGCGTTGAGTAGTTTCCATTAGATCACCTAAACCTGACACAAGGCCCAAGAGATCCTTGGAAGTCCCATTTTAAAGCTTAGCCTTTTAGCCTAACAGAGTAAGAGCATTCCAGTAGTGAGTACCGTAGATGTACACTCTAGATGCCCCTACATGTATTTTGTGATTCTCATTGTATCTACATCTCCTTTTTCTAGTGTCTCATCAGAAGACCTGTTAAGGAATCCACTGCTGGTTCCTGAATTGTTAAGGTTCTCGTCCACTCAGTGGGTCATCAGGAGTAACTTCATGGAATGAACAACTCTGGAACACAAGTCGTGTGTCCTGTATTGCGTTTTTTAGTGTCTTTCTTTTCTGTCTGAGGCTTTCTATCTCCTTCTTCCATTAACTAAGATGGATTATGGCAAGTGATAAATCTGAatgcaaaaatattaatgtacaaGTACCAGCGATCAATTCAAGTAGTTCCCATCTTTGTAGGATGACAGAGTTGGTCTGTTGGAACCTGAGTTTTAGGTTCCAACCTGGGTTAGGCTGTCATGACATTTGGTTTGGGCCCATTATGCCTGAAAAGCCCCTGGaatgatttgtattttattctagAAATAATTGCATCTGATAGGCACCATTTCAGCTGCGGCCTGTTCATATCTACCGTGTCTAATTCACATGATAGAAAGGAAATGGACTGTATTGTCAAATTCTGGctctttctctgttttttttcattgaacTTCTTTCAAAATAAACTTTGACTTTGTCTAATGCAAAATGATTTTGTGTTCATATATTTTggagaaaacaatatattttagagAAATAAACCAGAACTGAGAAGGAATGGTTATACAGAGATATATTTCCCTTTTTACTAAGCATAATGCATGTACCGGGAAACCCACTGGAGTCGCTAGGGCTCTGGGCTAGCATATTTAACCACTGGCCCTTGGCAGCGGCATTTGGTCACGCCCACTCTCCACCCAGGTTCTGCCTACTTTCCGCCCACTCACCAACCTTTAAAGGATAACTGAGAGTAGCCCTGCCTccagagggagagctctgggaaATTCTCAGGCATGACTGATTTTATGCTTCTCATACACAATAGAACAATAACATCAATCATTCATTTATTAGAGTCGTGCCAATCATAAGCCTTTTTTTCATCCTTATAGAATACTTATTTTTCCCAATAGAAATAAGGAAAGGGTTATAGTCAGGTGACGATATTATTACCCAAATAATATCCTATTGAGTTGATCTCAAGACACCTTAACTTGTGTAAGGTGTAAGTAGATGTAAGTAGATTCCAAAAACCTGAGCCATTGGTGTGTCATTGCTCTAGAGTATTGATGGCCTTCTGTCAAGCCACGATGAAAATTCACAGTTCATTTGAAATATTCAATTACCACATAGTTGACTGGCAGATATACGCACATACACAAGTTGGGTCTAATGTAGTCTCTCACAGCCCATGTAGAATAGGGGATGGGGTCTTAGGGTGCCCCAAGTCTTCCTATCTCAGGACTGATCTCTTTGAAGCTAGCACTCACAGTCCTGGACAGGCTTTCTGGCATCCCGAGCACTTTCCGATCCAAATACCTACTCATACTTGCTCTCCAGACTGGGCACTGGAATGTGTGGCCGCCAGTTGGATATACATGGCCATGCACTGTGGAAGTATGAATACATAACATGTAGCTTCTCATATGTCAGTTGGCACGTGATATGTAGTTACAAATGTATCAACCGAATAGCCACACTCGTGGAAAAGAATCAGTTCCCCAAAGAAAGAGATTCTGGTCCATCCTAAAAGGATATCCTGAACTTAGTATCAGATGGTTGGCATTCTACTCCACTCAATTTCTTAACAAATCTATCTGCAACAATAGGTGAGATTAAGTCTAAGTATCCGCTAGATTCTCTTTCCCTTCGTGTAGCCGGCACTTTGTCGATACTGAGAAGAAATGGGAGACCATTAGCGCTAGCTTTAACAAGAAACAGGTCCATTGGTTAACGGAGCCGTCATGTTACATGATTAATGTTCGATTGGTAATACAAGACGTCTGTGTAACAACTTAATGGTAGGAGTTACTATAAACACTCACTAAATGTCAATCAAATGTCAAAAATCATTCAAAATGTATCAACGTCATTATGCTTAGTTATATCAATAATGAAGAGCAGACCAACAGAAACGCAATCCATCCATTGGTGAATAAacctatatttaatatatttactatggCAGCTAGTTCATGCTCAGGTCGCTCGGTCAAACctcggccctccagctgctgcacgactacatctcccataatgctctttcagctcaaTGGCTGGCAGAGATGGGAGAtctagtcctgcagcagctggagggccggaGGCTGGACATCCTTGGCCTACTATGTCAAAGATAGAGTTCATGCTGCCATATGACTACCTTCATTTTCAGTAATGGCGGTTAATACTCGATCATGTGACTAAAGGAGACATACTGTATATCCAGCAAACTATAGTGTCTACGTCAAGCATTTTTACGACCAGAGTTAATCATGccctaaaatatataatgtgcacATCAAACATCTTTATGATCTGAGTTAATCATGACCCATTGCTATATTAATTATCAAAAGAAGACAGTAATAGAAAGAAGCGTCTGGCCACATTCAAAAGTAATATATGCGTTAATTAATTATTCtcacaatgtaacaaaaatcaACACATTCAGTATCCTACGTAACACCTGGGTGCCAATGGATATCCTTTTTGGGTTCCTTGCCTATGTGATGTTATGAAGGCCAATGACAAAATAGACGATTCCTCCGCCATGCTAATATGATCAATCTTAAACATTCTGGCCGTGTATTGATACATCTCAGGATCTCATCTACCGAGTATACTTTTGTATGGGGGGgataaaaactaaaaagacCTCCCACCACAGCAAGTTGATGTTTGCACAACTACTAGTTCTAAATAGTAGTTATCGTTAAAAAAGTAGACACTCGttccctctctctttccttccttcctcttgtttttctttgtctctctttccttttctctcGCTTTCcatttctctccatctctctttcttttctctctttcatttctcttctttttctcttaCACTCCTTTTCTCCGAAACGTCACTTTGTCGGTCTTGTCTGAGATACAGGATAGCCATATATCTCATACGTCTTTAAGTTGCCTTACTGTATTAATTTCTACCCTTTCTTCATGGGAGGCTGTTATACTTCACAGCCACGCTAGTAATTCACAGGGTGTGGACGTGTCTTCTGATATTTGAAAGCACACATAAGTTGCAATAAGGAAAGCTTTCTCATTCACCCATAAATTCTGTTTTATATCTGAAGCTCATTTTAAGGCATAAAACAACCTGAAAAGGACTATGATGCATATAAATAACCCATAAAAGTGACATCATTCCATGACAGTTGTTCTGTATAAAAAGCTGCCAGAGCCAAAGAAGCACTCATACTTCTCTTGTTCAACAAGAAGCAACTGCTTCCTTTTTAATCTACAACTAAGGAAAGATCTGACCAACATGAGCCACTCAACTTCTGGATCTCTCATGGGAGGCCACCATTATGGTAGCCATCACTCCAAGGCTTCCAGCTACATCGCTCCAGAACATTATGGAAGTTCTCACAAAAGCCACCAAAAGAATAGCTGTGCTCCACATCACAGCGGCCACTACAAAGCTGCCAGCCTTCACGGAGGAAGCCAAAAAATGTCCTTTTCCAGACATTCTACTTCTAGCCATGGACATGGAGTCAGAGGTGCGCATGGCGGTCACGGAAGTCACAAGAGCTCAGGCAGCCAACATGCCGGGAACCATCATGGTCTGCTCAATATCAACGAG from Spea bombifrons isolate aSpeBom1 chromosome 13, aSpeBom1.2.pri, whole genome shotgun sequence encodes:
- the LOC128472008 gene encoding keratin, type I cytoskeletal 19-like, which gives rise to MSHSTSGSLMGGHHYGSHHSKASSYIAPVHYGSSHKSHQQNSCAPHHSGHYKAASLHGGSKKVSFSRHSTIGHDRGHGVLSVHSGHGNHHKSSGSQHAGNHHGLLNINEKETMQFLNGRLASYLEKVHSLEQENAALERKICEWYANNAPNSLPDSSQYFRTIQELQGQVASATVDNARIVLQIDNAKLAADDLRSKYEMEVSLRTSVESDICGLRRALEQLNGELQALAAEVQCLQQEIQQLKNNHQEEVNALQAQLGARVNVEMNAAPSVDLNRVLSEVREEYENLMERNLREVENIFRQRTAELDREVSSGAEQMQSVNNELIDLKRSVQSLEIELQSQLSLKSALEGTLAETEATFGSQLSQLQGLIDNVEAQLAQIRSDLERQNYEYQLLMDQKTHLEKEIATYRRLIDGHNIHFSAHPVSEVSHQKTC